TGGCATACTGAATTCTTTAGCCATACAAGTAAACAAGGTTTGACCAAGAATCAGGTTTACGCCAACGGACCTGATAAAAGTTGTTTTACCAGACATGTTAGAACCTGTCAGCAATAAGTTTTTATGTTGTAAATCAAGATCATTCGGAACACAGTTTACAACCAGTGGATGTTTGACGCCTGAGATATGGATACAATTTTCCTGGTTGAATACTGGTTTACAATATTCACCTTCCCACGAGTGTCTTAGCGAAGCAATAGAGATAGCGGTATCGACTGTTCCTATGAATTTGAAAAGCCTTTTTAGCAAATCTTTTTGTGATCTCAGAGAGTCAATGATAGAGTAGAAGAGGATGATTTCCACATTGAAGGCAATCTTTAACAGTTCGAACAGCATATAACCAATCATTACTGTATCTGCCTCAGCCATGTTGTCCAGCTTTACGCCAAGCATTTTTCTTTTCAGTGGGGTCAGCTCTTTAATGAGGTTGGTTACTTCTGGAAATTGTGCATTGATCTTTGCATCAGCGTCTAGTTTTTTAGCGGTATCAAATGCTTTTAGAAACTCACCAAGAGAAGAGGTATGAACACTGACCTTGTTTTTATTCCAGTAATGAATTCCGGAATTGATGATAAATATTCCGAAAAAGACAAGCAGAAAACCCGGATGAAAGATAGCAGCAATCAGGGAAAGTACATTGAGTATAGAAAGAATGTAAACGATGGGCATAAATGCAGGCGCCTCAATTTTCTTTGCGTAAATCAGATCCTGGAAGTAATAAGAATCGTTTTTCTCCAGTATTTGTAGGGTGGCTTGTGTATCCAGTCTCAGTTTTTCATCTTCGGTAATCAGATCTGCAAGTTTATCCAGAAAAATCAGGTCTGTTTGTTCTTTATCAATTGTTCTGAGCCTGGCATATAAAAACTGCTGACCTACTCTGGATATTGTTCTGTCAATCAGTTTAAAGACATCATTGATGTATAAATCATCTGCTATTTTATCAGAGATCAGTTGTAATTTTTCTGAAGATTCAGTAATCGTATTTAAAAAGTAGTTTTCTATTAGATCGATATCTATATATCTGCTGTTTTTTGCGCTTCCCCAATCCCGTTTAAGTTCCTCCCGTTGTGTTTGAACCGCAAAGTTCTTTTTATAAAGATAAACAAGAAGGTAAAG
The sequence above is drawn from the Pedobacter cryoconitis genome and encodes:
- a CDS encoding MutS-related protein, producing the protein MLILAYIILALVALYLLVYLYKKNFAVQTQREELKRDWGSAKNSRYIDIDLIENYFLNTITESSEKLQLISDKIADDLYINDVFKLIDRTISRVGQQFLYARLRTIDKEQTDLIFLDKLADLITEDEKLRLDTQATLQILEKNDSYYFQDLIYAKKIEAPAFMPIVYILSILNVLSLIAAIFHPGFLLVFFGIFIINSGIHYWNKNKVSVHTSSLGEFLKAFDTAKKLDADAKINAQFPEVTNLIKELTPLKRKMLGVKLDNMAEADTVMIGYMLFELLKIAFNVEIILFYSIIDSLRSQKDLLKRLFKFIGTVDTAISIASLRHSWEGEYCKPVFNQENCIHISGVKHPLVVNCVPNDLDLQHKNLLLTGSNMSGKTTFIRSVGVNLILGQTLFTCMAKEFSMPYSKIFSSITISDSLLEEKSYYFEEMRIIKNFIEESVSEEPCFFILDEIFKGTNTIERVSAGKAILSYLAKGNNQVFVSTHDTELNDLLKTQYEHYHFSETIAEEELIFDHTIKKGPLKTRNAIRILEINNYPAAVIADANATVDLLMKD